Proteins encoded in a region of the Sparus aurata chromosome 6, fSpaAur1.1, whole genome shotgun sequence genome:
- the LOC115582789 gene encoding butyrophilin subfamily 2 member A2-like, whose protein sequence is MIRRRYKQFKGRVSFFYNQLQNGNASIKITRTKMADSGIYRCDFPHLQPSQTFYIELVVDPVLKDRTGENIPGAAPEPCIRTLADTEDWFLLQCEAHGVPRPTLKWKDSDNNTLPAEKPHISERRGRSYVTVKVTVTKTDNYRCVATQKTLSHQVAAAIPVYIQAEK, encoded by the exons ATGATCAGAAGGAGGT ACAAGCAGTTCAAAGGTCGAGTCTCATTTTTTTACAATCAACTGCAGAACGGCAACGCCTCCATAAAGATCACAAGAACAAAGATGGCCGACAGCGGGATCTACAGATGTGATTTTCCACATCTACAGCCGAGTCAAACATTCTACATTGagcttgttgttg ATCCAGTCTTAAAAGACAGAACAGGTGAAAACATCCCAG GTGCAGCTCCAGAGCCATGTATCAGGACACTTGCTGATACAGAGGACTGgtttctgctgcagtgtgaagctCACGGTGTTCCTCGTCCTACATTAAAGTGGAAGGACAGTGATAACAACACTCTTCCTGCTGAGAAGCCACATATCTCAGAAAGAAGAGGTCGTTCATATGTAACTGTCAAGGTTACTGTGACCAAGACCGACAACTATCGCTGTGTAGCTACACAGAAGACACTCAGCCATCAGGTTGCTGCTGCGATCCCTGTGTATATTCAAG CAGAGAAGTGA